In the Rhododendron vialii isolate Sample 1 chromosome 2a, ASM3025357v1 genome, GGTCCGTCATTGGGTGGGGTGTTCTTTTGGTCATTTGTTACAACTGTCTCACATTAGGTTCAAATTTGAATCCTTCGTATGATTGATGAGTGTTTGCTAAGTGTTTTTACCTTGTGTAACGGGTAGGGTTTACGGACAAAAAATATCAGTATCTTTTAGTTCATTATTGTTGAATTTCGTCCATTAAATTAGGTCATCATGGAAGCATCCTGATTTTCTGTTCATCATCCGGCAATTGAATCAGATTCCTCTCTCAAATGTGTCTTTCATGGATAAGGAAAAATAAGGGGAAGGGCAACACCTGAAAATAGATGGCATCTTATCTCTTACATACttgttttgtgttgtttttagatactccctccgtcccaaattgaatgacaatttttgaaatttatgttatttttcattgcttatatcttttaatatataatatttttcacaaatttgaaaactttgtataatagaactaatcgaaaattatcaaataagattcatattgcatattttttgatatgcatattgaaagatataaagaattgaaattgacattgatataaaaaattgtcatccaatttgggacggagggagtatattaatATAGTTTGATCTAGGAATGCATTAGTCCATTATCAGTGCTAGTGGAGTTTTAGGTTTCCCAACCCAATTCATAACACCATGTAGTTGCTGTGTTATTCACCCCAAAAGCAGTAACTACCCTCGTTCTCTGGCTGAGAGTTGTCTTATGAAGTTGGACAAActtaaccaaacaaagaaattaGTACACAAATGTTACTCCCTTGGCAAAAATTTGCTTCCCAGTGTTAGTAGTACATAACaatcacgagagagagagagagagagagagagagagagagagaactttagAATTGCagatttattttgaatttatttCTGCTTAGCGTGCAGGTATTTTTCATTACGATAATTGAGGCAGCACAATGCCAGGGCAAAAGTGTGAATCAACAAAGCAAGTCACGAGTTCAGCTCTTCTTGGGCATAGCCGCGAGCTTCGTGTACATCCTTGCCATAGACTGGAATCCTCGGATATCACCGGAACGAAGTAGATTGCCTATGGAAGAGCAAGTGTGACCAATTAGCATGTAGATGCTATTAAGGAAAATGCAAACCAAAAACCAACGTGAGAAAATTTCACTATAATACAACTGAAAAGGAATTCTCAGGCCACCTTTGGCAGCAGGGAGTTAGTGCCACTGGAATGGGAGGACCCCAAATACTAAAAAGATTTCTAtctcaaaacagaaaacaaaaacctcTTCAAAGCCTTAAAAATTCTGTCTACAAAAAACAAGCCCAGCAACAAGGACTTGCAAACCTAAAACTTAACCCTAAGTCCCTCAAAAACTGCTTATAGAATCTAGGTTTGGAGGAAACTGAAAGCCCTGGGGGTGATTGGTTTGAGGTTGGTTGTTGACCTCAACAATTCAACTGCACAAATCATTTTCCAATCATCATTATCCTTTTCGTTACAAATTTCTAATGATACAGTTTCAACCTGGGAGTTCATATTAAGAGGTTTTGAACTGAATCAAACTGCATGATTCTAATGACTGATCACTGGTTCTAAAAACAATAGCAGCAGCTAACCCAGTGGGCCAGTAGCAAGGTAACCAAAAggaggaaaattattttcaactCTTTTTGAGCTTTACAGACTCTTTTCTTCATCTACACTGCGCAGGGATGAAAATCACACTAAAAAACTTCCATCACATCATTAAACTCTTCATCTACCATTACCCTAGCCTCCTCCCCAAATGCccccaaaaagagaaaaaagatgtgtctgtgtttgtgtttgtgttacTGAATATAAGGACATAAAAGCATTGCAGTAACTCTACCTGAATCGCAATTTAGAGGGCTATCAGGTTCAGGATGGGCCATCAAGGCAATGATAGCCCTACAAACAGATTGGAGTGTCCAAGCTGGACTCCATGCATTCTTCAATATATCAAGACATATCTCTCCTGTCTGAAAGgagaaagacaaaaatgaaTGAACAACTCATTAATCATTTTGGCACTCCTGGATTCATCATGCACCTTTCATTGTTAGTTTTGTTCCATTTCATTACAAATAAAGGCTACTACAAAACGAGCTTAATTTGTTTTACGACCGAATAATGAAATTGAAGCGCAAGTACAAAGTCGCTTTGTCCAAATTGAGCTCCAACGATGAAGTGTTCATAGTATCATATGAAATAAGTCTTAGTCCACTCTCAGCTATTAATTGAACACTCAATAACTAATACGAAAAGAGAATTTAGAACCCCATAACTCAAGATGTAAAACCGGATTTGGAGACCCCCTTAGATTAAAGTAGAAACTAAGGAGATCCCCAAGTTGAAGCATGCATTCCATGGTGCCAAAGCACGATGAGAATTTGCATATTGAAAACGCAAGATTATTTCAGTTGGATAAGGAAACCAGATGCTGAAGGATTTGTATGGATGCTTATTCCCATATTGTTTACATATAACGCCTGTCCCATATGAGAATTCTTTCTCAGCTTCCCCAAGTTTCAAACCTCAAAATTACAACCAACCCCAACTCCCCTAAtcttttttccccctaaaaGATGGAAAGAttgggttggggggggggggggggggggggggcgctaCGAAGGAAGACATACTGTTTTACTGCCAAATTTTCATCCGATTCTAAAAATTGCTTCACCGAAGGCTATTCCAAATCTTTAAACTGCCTTCAACCTTTCCACCCAAGTCCTACTCCTTCAACAAGACCACTCAAAGGAGGAGGAGAatcaagatctcattgatttgagaaggttctcagaaaaagtaaaataagaACAACATTGTTCACCCTCCAGACGGCTAGCTTAGTTAGCAAATTTCTCCAAACTTATCAACTCATCTCAATAACTAGAATTCCACAATGATCATTCCATGACACAATGAgaccaaattcaaaataccaTCCACAAATGCAATGTGATATTTATGAACACATCAAAACAATAGCAATATTCACCTTTTCCATTTTCCAATACAGGGGGTGGATATTGCACTAATAAATATTTACCAAAAAGGTTATGAATATACTCACTTTAAAATGCACATTTGGGTGAAATATTTTGGTTAAGAACCGCACTTGAGGAGGCTGCAGAGGATATTGCTCAGGGACAGAAAAAGCAAGCTGGAAAATGCCACCTTCATAAGGAGTTTCAGATGGACCCTGGATAAAGAATGAAGTCAAGCAACAGCATAGTAACATTGGTCTGTCACCTTCATAACAAAATCTACCTTGACAAGAGCATTCCACTTAAATATGTTGGAATCATCACAAACTAACTGAATATCTGGGTCAGCTGTTTTCTCTCGTTGCACCTCTTTGTATTCCTTGAACAGCCTTGCCCTTGATGCCTGCATTCGGCAACAAGCCACAAAGCTTACCCAGATAAAGTGAATGCTACGCACAACACTATAACAAAACTAAGGAACAAATGTCTGCAGTTCTAAGTATTAGTGCTAAATGCAGATGTCCAATGCATTCAGCACCTGAATGACAAGAAGTCAAATTTCACCTAAGCGCTGGGAAAACCATCTCCAATGTTGGTTCTtttatgaaaattttgagtaaacATTTTAGTGAAACTTTATTGATATGAATCACTCTGGGAAAATATCAAAATTAAGCATAAatttgagtttaagtttcattGGCCTAGTTGTACTCTTCTTTTTCGTTAAACAGATCATAGTTGTAAACTTGAAATACAAATTAGGTGAAATTACACAaagaccccctcatctatacgTTTTGGACACGAACACCCCCTAAGCTTTAAAAACGCCCACAGAAACCCCCTCATCtacttgaaactaaaaaatcaCAAACTCTGTTAACTGAATGGCtgaaatgacaaagatactCTTGTCATAATAACACTCACACAAATATACCCTTGTTATAATAACACTCACAgataaaaaaattgcaaacaCCTAATTTTGTCTCCCTCTCCTCCTTGCACTGTCTCCCCTCTATCTCACACCTCAACTCTCTCCTTACCTCCCTCCCTTCTTCACTCCGCACGTCAACTGGCACATTTCGAGGCCCATTGAATTGAATATATGCAGCCAACAAGTTACCCTTAAAGCCAGCCTACTGCATTTACCCATAAACGGCGACACACCGTAAAAACTAGCTATAGCAAGGATTAATGAAATAGATCCAAAAGATTAACCCAATCTTAGCCCAAACAGATGGCTGCCCATTTGGGTTTCTCAATATGATCTACATGTAAAGGAATGATACCTGCCGTTGGGAGGTCTGGCAACAATAGAGACCCTTAGATGATTGTCCTTACCGTCAATCAGAGTTGAAACCCTCTAATACAATTGAGACCTGCCAATCCGTTCCAAGGTGTGGGTTATTCTCTGGACGAGATGAGCAGTGAAATGAGCGGTG is a window encoding:
- the LOC131312266 gene encoding protein PEROXIN-4 isoform X1; this encodes MQASRARLFKEYKEVQREKTADPDIQLVCDDSNIFKWNALVKGPSETPYEGGIFQLAFSVPEQYPLQPPQVRFLTKIFHPNVHFKTGEICLDILKNAWSPAWTLQSVCRAIIALMAHPEPDSPLNCDSGNLLRSGDIRGFQSMARMYTKLAAMPKKS
- the LOC131312266 gene encoding protein PEROXIN-4 isoform X2 is translated as MQASRARLFKEYKEVQREKTADPDIQLVCDDSNIFKWNALVKGPSETPYEGGIFQLAFSVPEQYPLQPPQVRFLTKIFHPNVHFKTGEICLDILKNAWSPAWTLQSVCRAIIALMAHPEPDSPLNCDSGNLLRSGDIRGFQSMARMYTKLAAMPKKS